One stretch of Streptomyces sp. NBC_00443 DNA includes these proteins:
- a CDS encoding L,D-transpeptidase family protein, which yields MGDIRRRRAVALGITTGLVAPLAMTLAAAPAQAAPSCTTQAGPYQKKVEKFLGRPVDGKQSSADCKAIQAFQTKHGITPNAGYAGPVTWGVMDLMNKQKAVGKNPNKDGKCPVNKGRIACVNLTLQLSWIQDGKKLVYGPVPVRTGRNGYETRTGLKKIYWRNIDHVSTIYDVPMPYSQFFDGGQAFHSVGVSMWNPPGSHGCVNMTKTDAKKYWSLLKNGDDVYVYGRKPGT from the coding sequence ATGGGGGACATACGCAGACGGCGTGCCGTCGCACTCGGTATCACCACAGGACTGGTCGCACCGCTCGCGATGACGCTCGCCGCCGCACCGGCGCAGGCAGCTCCGAGCTGCACGACGCAGGCCGGCCCGTATCAGAAGAAGGTGGAGAAGTTCCTCGGCCGACCGGTCGACGGCAAGCAGTCCAGCGCCGACTGCAAGGCCATCCAGGCCTTCCAGACCAAGCACGGCATCACCCCGAACGCCGGCTACGCGGGTCCTGTCACGTGGGGTGTGATGGACCTGATGAACAAGCAGAAGGCCGTCGGCAAGAACCCCAACAAGGACGGCAAGTGCCCCGTCAACAAGGGCCGCATCGCCTGCGTGAACCTCACGCTCCAGCTGAGCTGGATCCAGGACGGGAAGAAGCTCGTGTACGGCCCGGTGCCGGTCCGCACCGGCCGGAACGGCTACGAGACGCGCACCGGCCTGAAGAAGATCTACTGGCGGAACATCGACCACGTGTCGACCATCTACGACGTGCCGATGCCGTACTCCCAGTTCTTCGACGGCGGCCAGGCCTTCCACTCGGTCGGCGTCAGCATGTGGAACCCGCCCGGCTCGCACGGCTGCGTCAACATGACCAAGACCGACGCGAAGAAGTACTGGTCGCTGCTGAAGAACGGCGATGACGTCTACGTGTACGGCCGCAAGCCGGGCACCTGA
- a CDS encoding Gfo/Idh/MocA family protein, with translation MTFSLGIVGAGQFSGQFATLFQAHPGVSDVYVTDLLPERAEQLADAQGLAGTFPSYEAMLESAAVDAVAIFTQRWTHGPLVLQGLNAGKHVYSAVPMAITTEEIAAIIDAVKATGLTYMMGETSEYNPATVHARNQIAEGAFGRLFYAEGDYVHDMDLGFYEAYQYSGGENWKATASYPPLLYPTHAVGGVLGAWQTHAVSVSAIGVVDDRGDGVFDKNVSQFGNDVSNATALFEVAGGGSFRTNEFRRVGYPSHIRESRFRFFGTEASMEQLATVAFWQDKKGVKDISELLEPKPTMSPDDPSLRHIAPELRAAFTSGSAPVHDRARLPRSFDNLHNGHEGSHHFLVDDFVTAVNSRTLPSVNAWVAARYTLPGIVAHESARQGGARLEIPDFGDAPEA, from the coding sequence ATGACGTTCTCCCTCGGCATCGTCGGCGCCGGCCAGTTCTCCGGCCAGTTCGCCACGCTGTTCCAGGCCCACCCCGGTGTCAGCGACGTGTACGTCACCGATCTGCTGCCCGAGCGAGCCGAGCAGCTCGCCGACGCACAGGGACTGGCCGGCACCTTCCCCTCGTACGAGGCGATGCTGGAGTCGGCGGCCGTCGACGCGGTCGCCATCTTCACCCAGCGCTGGACCCACGGGCCGCTGGTGCTCCAGGGCCTGAACGCCGGCAAGCACGTCTACTCCGCGGTCCCCATGGCGATCACCACGGAGGAGATCGCGGCGATCATCGACGCGGTCAAGGCGACCGGCCTGACCTACATGATGGGCGAGACCAGCGAGTACAACCCGGCAACCGTGCACGCACGCAACCAGATCGCGGAGGGCGCCTTCGGGCGGCTCTTCTACGCCGAGGGCGACTACGTCCACGACATGGACCTGGGGTTCTACGAGGCGTACCAGTACAGCGGCGGCGAGAACTGGAAGGCGACCGCCAGCTATCCCCCGCTGCTGTACCCGACGCACGCGGTGGGCGGTGTGCTGGGGGCCTGGCAGACGCACGCGGTGAGCGTGTCGGCGATCGGGGTCGTGGACGACCGGGGTGACGGGGTCTTCGACAAGAACGTCAGCCAGTTCGGCAACGACGTGTCCAACGCGACCGCGCTGTTCGAGGTCGCGGGCGGTGGCTCGTTCCGTACGAACGAGTTCCGTCGGGTCGGCTACCCGTCGCACATACGGGAGTCGCGGTTCCGGTTCTTCGGCACCGAGGCGAGCATGGAGCAGCTCGCCACCGTGGCCTTCTGGCAGGACAAAAAGGGCGTCAAGGACATCAGTGAGCTGCTGGAGCCCAAGCCCACCATGTCCCCCGACGACCCGTCGCTCCGGCACATCGCGCCGGAGCTGCGGGCGGCCTTCACCTCGGGGTCGGCGCCGGTGCACGACCGCGCCCGGCTGCCGCGGTCCTTCGACAACCTGCACAACGGCCACGAGGGCAGCCACCATTTCCTGGTGGACGACTTCGTGACCGCCGTCAACTCCCGCACGCTGCCGTCCGTGAACGCGTGGGTGGCCGCCCGCTACACCCTGCCGGGCATCGTGGCGCACGAGTCTGCTCGGCAGGGCGGGGCCAGGCTGGAGATCCCGGACTTCGGGGACGCGCCCGAGGCGTGA